A genomic stretch from Elusimicrobiota bacterium includes:
- a CDS encoding phenylalanine--tRNA ligase beta subunit-related protein, translating into MENRVPDALFVAGVVVARGVKPGPAPAELARLIDELVLRRAAEEFPAPMLKDSVRRLLKRGGFKPSGRNKPASEYLAQAARENRFPRINNLVDVNNLLSLETGLPISLLDLAAFGDGAALRYGKAEEKYVFNSAGQEIDLEGLLCVCSGADLPLGNAVKDSMTGKLKDGTSAVLGVIYAAVDEEAGRAMAAHVERFARLLKEFGGASETETAVLKV; encoded by the coding sequence TTGGAGAACAGGGTCCCCGATGCCCTCTTCGTCGCCGGCGTCGTCGTCGCCCGCGGGGTGAAGCCCGGCCCCGCTCCCGCGGAGCTCGCCCGGCTCATCGACGAACTCGTCCTGCGCCGCGCCGCCGAGGAGTTTCCGGCGCCCATGCTCAAGGACTCGGTGCGCCGCCTCCTCAAGCGCGGCGGCTTCAAGCCCTCCGGGCGCAACAAGCCCGCGAGCGAATACCTCGCCCAGGCCGCGCGCGAGAACCGGTTCCCGCGCATCAACAACCTCGTCGACGTGAACAACCTCCTCTCGCTCGAGACCGGCCTGCCCATCAGCCTCCTCGACCTCGCGGCATTCGGCGATGGGGCGGCCCTGCGCTACGGCAAGGCGGAGGAGAAGTACGTGTTCAACTCCGCGGGGCAGGAGATCGACCTCGAGGGCCTGCTCTGCGTCTGCTCGGGGGCCGACCTGCCGCTCGGCAATGCGGTGAAGGACTCCATGACGGGGAAGCTCAAGGACGGAACGAGCGCCGTGCTCGGCGTGATCTACGCGGCGGTCGACGAGGAGGCCGGGCGGGCGATGGCGGCCCACGTAGAGCGCTTCGCGCGGCTCCTCAAGGAGTTCGGCGGGGCTTCCGAGACCGAGACGGCCGTCCTTAAGGTTTGA